The following proteins come from a genomic window of Rutidosis leptorrhynchoides isolate AG116_Rl617_1_P2 chromosome 10, CSIRO_AGI_Rlap_v1, whole genome shotgun sequence:
- the LOC139871722 gene encoding uncharacterized protein yields MTTAKIEAGNMDATSDNSTRYAKILDGPWWAQFRYGSNPWMARYVYSVMFLLANLLAWAVRDYGTSALSEMNRFKNCKGGKDCLGSEGVLRVSLGCFIFYFIMFLSTIGTSKLHGRKELWHSGWWSSKIFLVISLIVLCFCLPKQLILIYGEIAHFGAGVFLLIQLISIISFITWLNDCCLSEKYAERCHIHFMLLATTAYVVCILGIILMYIWYTPQPTCLLNIFFITWTLVLLQLMTSVSLHPKVSAGFLTPGFMGLYVVFLCWSAIRSEPADDKCLRNSEGSRDWLTIISFIVALLAIVIATFSTGIDSKCFQFRKDEKQDEDDVPYSFGFFHFVFATGTMYFAMLLIGWNSNHAMKKWTIDVGWTSTWVRIINEWLAVCVYLWMLVAPIVWKTRQVENPV; encoded by the exons ATGACGACTGCGAAAATTGAAGCTGGGAATATGGATGCAACAAGTGATAACAGTACTCGTTACGCCAAGATTTTGGATGGCCCGTGGTGGGCCCAATTCCGCTATGGATCCAATCCTTGGATGGCTAGATATGTGTATAGTGTGATGTTTCTATTAGCAAACTTGCTTGCCTGGGCGGTACGTGATTATGGCACCAGCGCATTGTCAGAAATGAATA GATTCAAAAACTGTAAAGGTGGTAAAGACTGTTTAGGCTCGGAAGGAGTTCTGAGAGTGAGCTTGGGATGTTTC ATATTCTATTTTATAATGTTCCTTTCAACTATTGGTACCTCAAAGCTGCATGGACGAAAAGAATTGTGGCATTCTGGTTGGTGGTCTTCGAAGATCTTCCTTGTGATCTCGCTAATCGTTCTTTGCTTTTGTCTTCCTAAACAACTTATTCTTATATACG GGGAAATTGCACATTTTGGCGCAGG GGTGTTTTTGCTAATTCAGCTAATCAGCATAATCAGTTTCATCACATGGCTAAACGATTGTTGTTTATCAGAAAAATATGCAGAGAGATG CCATATCCATTTCATGCTTCTTGCAACTACCGCATATGTGGTGTGCATATTGGGGATCATTTTGATGTACATTTGGTACACTCCACAACCAACTTGTTTGCTTAACATTTTCTTTATCACATGGACACTTGTACTACTGCAACTCATGACCAGTGTATCTCTTCACCCAAAA GTTAGTGCTGGCTTCTTGACTCCTGGTTTTATGGGGCTGTACGTCGTGTTCCTATGCTGGTCCGCCATTAGAAG TGAACCAGCGGATGACAAATGTCTCAGAAATTCTGAAGGCTCAAGGGACTGGCTAACTATCATA AGCTTTATTGTTGCGCTACTTGCGATTGTAATTGCCACATTTTCAACAGGAATTGATTCCAAATGCTTTCag TTCCGAAAGGATGAGAAACAGGATGAAGACGATGTTCCTTATAGCTTTGGATTCTTCCATTTTGTTTTTGCTACTGGAACTATGTACTTTGCAATGCTACTAATTGGTTGGAATTCTAATCACGCCATGAAAAA GTGGACGATCGATGTGGGTTGGACTAGTACTTGGGTCAGAATCATAAATGAGTGGTTAGCAGTCTGTGTCTACT TGTGGATGCTAGTAGCCCCGATTGTGTGGAAAACCAGACAGGTGGAAAACCCCGTATAA